The following proteins are encoded in a genomic region of Sebastes fasciatus isolate fSebFas1 chromosome 14, fSebFas1.pri, whole genome shotgun sequence:
- the ppp1r9ala gene encoding neurabin-1 isoform X3, protein MIKAESKGGERTLRSASPHRNAYKSDFHAIKCNFDGSKSSEGDAKSYANGSSPDTREDSRGRPFGTRVNKIKNIFLQMDGQQQECQEVKVTPKPDVSPVSPTKLQFPANTPRATPNSAISPESQNLDKTPKGEDVEIDKVALAEKFSVTRKLFERGIKEQPAAEKQSPNRVVNRLSLGSASDEGKSTRRASGSSETTIKSEQTPTSTVKCQADEKADSEKKHVSRVSLNAGPMSKRLDSYGAENDSEDNTTAAAKGGKASAKQHSTTEHSLPVSPTRDSSNKSPVKEATNSTPVIDATTKNTSQSACVSNKPTSLGSSVKTTVPVTNAAYKSNSPTTDASHKALSTEKTSPVSHGYKHSSSSSDGFSRTSVGGDLHSPPPRDVKQPLPSAGGFQNTNRAKYPEKTRSNDKPSSQSSSLDSRGVGVVRAELVVVQNESSESEENEDENVEDSVFEEQKVQSPKEDPLADLRRTSPPEKLNCNPAHLLLARDKETQRIAETVGEGRLLEDDDRFGSKRERREDVVNRDGDDDREEDEEESELEEQVGRSILDRASPVVYGIENAAFVDDRDVDQVLREEEEEEEEEEEEDHMYGDYDDCYETTGLSDEEEPPPKRKIKFSTHPIQVFSTFSNEEYDRRNDDVDPVAASAEYELEKRVEKMDVFPVEIEKEDNGLGISIIGMGVGADQGLEKLGIFVKTITEQGAAENDGRIQVNDQIVEVDGVSLVGVTQLFAATVLKNTKGTVRFLIGREKPGTQSEVARLISETLEQEKNQQEQQEHLDDPYEHSTEEEERYEEEDDRVEERILCSNFSPGQNVEMFELPDSEALFMPSNMDGSQMVFKFKELQHKHSVAAAEINQLKEKLRGSEEDRSLWDARESALEQKIEDNDDKILKLESYWLEAQGLCKTVNEQLAETQAQHETLDKKYNKAKKLLKDYQQKEIDFVKKEEELKKSLDEKDKWYKEQLESLQNRIAVLESRGPSDVERQSGQDSAADERLLGQDPVTNTQSVDSLLEQDWSELVPETERLDTSAHRAKGLLAQKAKRQPPSRSKLKENFAVASSHSQETEEEEEEEQESPRRRRSIQESLSLPVPVCYPENGPKDDPGETRDASRSKAELSSSPSLSPSQGDSIESSGSPPLSSPKDASSPHSPSGLMRNVKKRESKGKSKEELNEPSSAGKPKRRFPDFGGLRKSGGKGKKHDKEAMRASLDSRGSAELLEESGGNLSPADSMTSIPTCMPFNWFGDKERDRDREPSSSSSSLPYVATETSSEQSQDRKNKTNLSWSSLFSRSLDLTLDDEPVATGKEYQWQNRPIPDWTNQQVCHWLMGMNMDQYTPEFTAKGVDGQQLLYLDSDKLKALGVSSQSDRSTIKKKLKDMRKTQEKIEKQREKREKEVRRSGRLPASTDSVC, encoded by the exons TCAAAGCGGAAAGCAAAGGAGGTGAGAGGACCTTGAGGAGCGCATCCCCTCACAGAAATGCTTACAAGTCTGACTTCCACGCCATTAAGTGCAACTTTGATGGGTCCAAATCATCCGAGGGCGACGCCAAATCATATGCAAATGGCTCCAGCCCGGACACCCGGGAGGACTCGAGGGGGAGGCCTTTTGGCACCAGAGTGAACAAGATAAAGAACATATTCCTACAGATGGATGGTCAGCAACAGGAGTGCCAGGAGGTGAAAGTGACCCCAAAGCCCGATGTGTCCCCGGTGTCCCCAACGAAGCTGCAATTTCCGGCCAACACTCCCAGAGCTACCCCTAACAGTGCCATAAGCCCAGAATCACAAAATTTGGATAAAACACCCAAGGGGGAAGATGTTGAGATTGACAAAGTGGCTTTGGCGGAGAAGTTTTCAGTGACCAGAAAACTCTTTGAGAGGGGCATCAAAGAGCAGCCTGCAGCTGAAAAACAGTCTCCAAACAGAGTAGTAAATCGTCTGTCCCTGGGAAGTGCGTCTGATGAGGGGAAAAGCACAAGGAGAGCATCGGGATCCTCTGAGACCACTATCAAATCAGAGCAAACTCCAACATCAACAGTCAAATGTCAAGCGGATGAGAAGGCTGATAGTGAGAAAAAGCATGTGTCTAGAGTGTCGTTGAATGCAGGACCCATGTCCAAAAGGTTGGATAGTTATGGTGCAGAGAATGACTCTGAAGACAACACCACAGCTGCCGCAAAGGGAGGAAAGGCGTCTGCTAAACAACACAGCACGACTGAACACTCACTGCCCGTCTCTCCAACAAGGGACAGCTCAAACAAATCTCCTGTTAAAGAAGCCACTAACTCCACCCCTGTGATTGATGCCACTACTAAAAATACATCCCAGTCGGCGTGTGTCAGTAACAAACCAACATCTTTGGggtctagtgttaaaacaaCAGTCCCAGTTACCAATGCAGCATACAAATCTAATTCTCCAACAACTGATGCCAGTCACAAAGCCCTCTCAACAGAAAAAACAAGCCCAGTTAGCCATGGCTACAAACACTCCTCATCATCCAGTGATGGATTTAGTAGGACATCTGTTGGTGGGGATCTACATAGTCCGCCCCCAAGGGATGTGAAGCAGCCTCTTCCATCAGCTGGTGGGTTTCAGAACACTAACAGGGCTAAATACCCTGAAAAGACCAGGAGTAATGACAAGCCGTCCAGCCAGAGCTCATCGCTGGACTCCAGGGGGGTGGGCGTGGTACGGGCAGAACTGGTAGTGGTTCAGAACGAGTCCTCAGAGAGCGAGGAGAACGAAGATGAGAACGTTGAAGATAGTGTGTTTGAGGAACAGAAGGTGCAAAGCCCCAAAGAGGACCCGCTAGCAGACCTGAGGAGAACCTCTCCACCGGAAAAACTGAACTGTAACCCTGCTCATCTTCTCTTAGCGAGAGACAAAGAGACGCAAAGGATAGCAGAGACCGTGGGCGAAGGTAGACTCTTGGAGGACGACGATCGATTTGGGTCGAAAAGGGAGAGACGGGAAGACGTTGTGAATCGAGATGGCGACGATGATCgcgaggaagacgaggaggagagtGAGCTGGAGGAGCAGGTGGGCCGGAGCATCCTGGATAGAGCCTCACCGGTAGTGTACGGTATTGAGAATGCGGCATTTGTGGATGACAGAGATGTGGACCAGGTCcttagagaagaagaagaagaggaggaggaagaagaggaggaagatcaTATGTATGGGGATTATGACGACTGTTACGAGACCACTGGGCTGTCGGATGAGGAGGAGCCTCCACCAAAGAGGAAAATCAAGTTCTCCACACACCCCATTCAG GTCTTCAGTACCTTCTCCAATGAGGAATATGATCGGCGCAACGATGACGTGGATCCAGTGGCGGCGTCTGCGGAGTATGAGCTGGAGAAGAGAGTGGAGAAGATGGATGTGTTCCCTGTGGAGATAGAGAAAG AAGACAATGGACTTGGCATCAGTATCATAGGAATGGGAGTGGGAGCTGACCAGGGTCTGGAGAAGCTGGGCATTTTTGTGAAAACAATAACGGAGCAAGGAGCTGCGGAGAATGACGGACG CATACAGGTGAATGACCAGATCGTGGAGGTTGATGGTGTCAGTCTGGTGGGCGTCACCCAACTGTTTGCTGCAACGGTCCTGAAGAACACCAAAGGCACCGTGAG gtttCTGATTGGACGGGAGAAGCCAGGCACGCAAAGCGAGGTGGCCCGCCTCATAAGCGAGACACTAGAGCAGGAGAAGAACCAGCAGGAACAGCAAGAACACCTGGATGACCCCTATGAGCACTCAACAGAGGAG GAGGAGCGCtacgaggaggaggacgacagAGTGGAAGAGAGGATTCTGTGCTCCAATTTCTCTCCGGGGCAGAACGTAGAGATGTTTGAGCTGCCCGATTCAGAGGCTTTGTTTATGCCGAGCAACATGGACGGCTCTCAGATGGTCTTCAAGTTCAAAGAG ctgcagcacaaacacagcGTTGCCGCAGCTGAAATAAATCAACTGAAGGAAAAG CTAAGGGGTTCCGAGGAGGACAGGTCATTGTGGGATGCCAGGGAGTCCGCACTGGAGCAGAAGATCGAGGATAACGACGACAAAATCCTCAAGTTGGAGAGTTACTGGCTGGAAGCCCAGGGTCTGTGCAAGACTGTGAATGAACAATTAGCTGAGACTCAGGCCCAGCATGAGACCCTGGACAAGAAGTACAACAAGGCCAAGAAGCTGCTCAAGGACTACCAGCAGAA AGAGATTGACTTTgtgaagaaagaagaggagCTGAAAAAAAGCCTCGATGAAAAAGACAAGTGGTATAAGGAGCAGCTGGAGAGCTTGCAGAACAGG ATAGCTGTCCTGGAGTCCAGAGGGCCGTCAGACGTGGAGCGTCAGAGTGGTCAGGACTCGGCAGCAGACGAGAGATTACTCGGCCAAGACCCAGTCACCAACACGCAATCTGTTGACTCACTACTAG AACAAGACTGGAGTGAGTTGGTCCCTGAGACTGAGCGCTTGGACACCAGTGCACACCGGGCGAAAGGCCTGCTGGCCCAGAAGGCCAAACGTCAGCCTCCTTCTCGGAGCAAACTGAAGGAGAACTTCGCGGTGGCTTCGAGTCACTCTCAG GaaactgaagaagaagaggaggaggagcaggaatctcccaggaggaggaggtccaTCCAGGAGAGCCTGTCCCTTCCGGTGCCCGTCTGCTATCCTGAGAATGGACCGAAAGATGATCCAGGAGAGACGAGGGATGCGTCCAGGAGTAAGGCAGAGCTCTCCAGCAGCCCGTCTTTGTCGCCATCCCAGGGAGACAGCATTGAAAGCAGCGGAAGTCCTCCTTTGTCCTCTCCAAAAGACGCCTCGTCGCCACATTCGCCCTCCGGACTCATGCGCAATGTCAAGAAAAGGGAGTCCAAAGGGAAGAGCAAAG AGGAGCTAAATGAGCCGTCGTCAGCAGGAAAACCTAAAAGACGATTTCCAGACTTTGG AGGCCTCCGGAAGTCAGGTGGCAAAGGGAAAAAACATGACAAGGAAGCGATGAGAGCGTCTTTGGACAGCAG AGGGTCGGCAGAGTTACTGGAGGAGTCTGGAGGGAACCTGTCTCCTGCAGATTCAATGACTTCCATCCCCACCTGTATGCCCTTCAACTGGTTCGGAGAcaaagagagggacagagacagagagcccTCGTCGTCCAGCAGCAGTCTGCCGTACGTTGCAACTGAGACCAGCAGTGAGCAAAGCCAGGACCGCAAGAATAAG ACAAATCTCTCCTGGTCCTCTTTATTCAGTCGCTCATTAGATTTG ACTTTGGATGATGAACCGGTAGCTACAGGGAAAGAATATCAGTGGCAGAACCGGCCCATCCCTGACTGGACCAATCAGCAGGTCTGTCACTGGTTGATGGGCATGAACATGGACCAATACACACCTGAATTCACAGCTAAGGGAgtggacggccagcagctcttGTACTTGGACAGTGACAAGTTGAag GCCCTCGGTGTGTCGAGTCAGAGCGACCGTTCAACTATCAAGAAGAAGCTGAAGGACATGCGTAAGACCCAGGAGAAGATTGAGAAACAgcgagagaaaa
- the ppp1r9ala gene encoding neurabin-1 isoform X1, which yields MIKAESKGGERTLRSASPHRNAYKSDFHAIKCNFDGSKSSEGDAKSYANGSSPDTREDSRGRPFGTRVNKIKNIFLQMDGQQQECQEVKVTPKPDVSPVSPTKLQFPANTPRATPNSAISPESQNLDKTPKGEDVEIDKVALAEKFSVTRKLFERGIKEQPAAEKQSPNRVVNRLSLGSASDEGKSTRRASGSSETTIKSEQTPTSTVKCQADEKADSEKKHVSRVSLNAGPMSKRLDSYGAENDSEDNTTAAAKGGKASAKQHSTTEHSLPVSPTRDSSNKSPVKEATNSTPVIDATTKNTSQSACVSNKPTSLGSSVKTTVPVTNAAYKSNSPTTDASHKALSTEKTSPVSHGYKHSSSSSDGFSRTSVGGDLHSPPPRDVKQPLPSAGGFQNTNRAKYPEKTRSNDKPSSQSSSLDSRGVGVVRAELVVVQNESSESEENEDENVEDSVFEEQKVQSPKEDPLADLRRTSPPEKLNCNPAHLLLARDKETQRIAETVGEGRLLEDDDRFGSKRERREDVVNRDGDDDREEDEEESELEEQVGRSILDRASPVVYGIENAAFVDDRDVDQVLREEEEEEEEEEEEDHMYGDYDDCYETTGLSDEEEPPPKRKIKFSTHPIQVFSTFSNEEYDRRNDDVDPVAASAEYELEKRVEKMDVFPVEIEKEDNGLGISIIGMGVGADQGLEKLGIFVKTITEQGAAENDGRIQVNDQIVEVDGVSLVGVTQLFAATVLKNTKGTVRFLIGREKPGTQSEVARLISETLEQEKNQQEQQEHLDDPYEHSTEEEERYEEEDDRVEERILCSNFSPGQNVEMFELPDSEALFMPSNMDGSQMVFKFKELQHKHSVAAAEINQLKEKLRGSEEDRSLWDARESALEQKIEDNDDKILKLESYWLEAQGLCKTVNEQLAETQAQHETLDKKYNKAKKLLKDYQQKEIDFVKKEEELKKSLDEKDKWYKEQLESLQNRIAVLESRGPSDVERQSGQDSAADERLLGQDPVTNTQSVDSLLEQDWSELVPETERLDTSAHRAKGLLAQKAKRQPPSRSKLKENFAVASSHSQETEEEEEEEQESPRRRRSIQESLSLPVPVCYPENGPKDDPGETRDASRSKAELSSSPSLSPSQGDSIESSGSPPLSSPKDASSPHSPSGLMRNVKKRESKGKSKEELNEPSSAGKPKRRFPDFGGLRKSGGKGKKHDKEAMRASLDSRGSAELLEESGGNLSPADSMTSIPTCMPFNWFGDKERDRDREPSSSSSSLPYVATETSSEQSQDRKNKTNLSWSSLFSRSLDLSFSVIDDSNPACPSSDISGLVAEPNLSGRSHTLIFSSSETLDDEPVATGKEYQWQNRPIPDWTNQQVCHWLMGMNMDQYTPEFTAKGVDGQQLLYLDSDKLKALGVSSQSDRSTIKKKLKDMRKTQEKIEKQREKREKEVRRSGRLPASTDSVC from the exons TCAAAGCGGAAAGCAAAGGAGGTGAGAGGACCTTGAGGAGCGCATCCCCTCACAGAAATGCTTACAAGTCTGACTTCCACGCCATTAAGTGCAACTTTGATGGGTCCAAATCATCCGAGGGCGACGCCAAATCATATGCAAATGGCTCCAGCCCGGACACCCGGGAGGACTCGAGGGGGAGGCCTTTTGGCACCAGAGTGAACAAGATAAAGAACATATTCCTACAGATGGATGGTCAGCAACAGGAGTGCCAGGAGGTGAAAGTGACCCCAAAGCCCGATGTGTCCCCGGTGTCCCCAACGAAGCTGCAATTTCCGGCCAACACTCCCAGAGCTACCCCTAACAGTGCCATAAGCCCAGAATCACAAAATTTGGATAAAACACCCAAGGGGGAAGATGTTGAGATTGACAAAGTGGCTTTGGCGGAGAAGTTTTCAGTGACCAGAAAACTCTTTGAGAGGGGCATCAAAGAGCAGCCTGCAGCTGAAAAACAGTCTCCAAACAGAGTAGTAAATCGTCTGTCCCTGGGAAGTGCGTCTGATGAGGGGAAAAGCACAAGGAGAGCATCGGGATCCTCTGAGACCACTATCAAATCAGAGCAAACTCCAACATCAACAGTCAAATGTCAAGCGGATGAGAAGGCTGATAGTGAGAAAAAGCATGTGTCTAGAGTGTCGTTGAATGCAGGACCCATGTCCAAAAGGTTGGATAGTTATGGTGCAGAGAATGACTCTGAAGACAACACCACAGCTGCCGCAAAGGGAGGAAAGGCGTCTGCTAAACAACACAGCACGACTGAACACTCACTGCCCGTCTCTCCAACAAGGGACAGCTCAAACAAATCTCCTGTTAAAGAAGCCACTAACTCCACCCCTGTGATTGATGCCACTACTAAAAATACATCCCAGTCGGCGTGTGTCAGTAACAAACCAACATCTTTGGggtctagtgttaaaacaaCAGTCCCAGTTACCAATGCAGCATACAAATCTAATTCTCCAACAACTGATGCCAGTCACAAAGCCCTCTCAACAGAAAAAACAAGCCCAGTTAGCCATGGCTACAAACACTCCTCATCATCCAGTGATGGATTTAGTAGGACATCTGTTGGTGGGGATCTACATAGTCCGCCCCCAAGGGATGTGAAGCAGCCTCTTCCATCAGCTGGTGGGTTTCAGAACACTAACAGGGCTAAATACCCTGAAAAGACCAGGAGTAATGACAAGCCGTCCAGCCAGAGCTCATCGCTGGACTCCAGGGGGGTGGGCGTGGTACGGGCAGAACTGGTAGTGGTTCAGAACGAGTCCTCAGAGAGCGAGGAGAACGAAGATGAGAACGTTGAAGATAGTGTGTTTGAGGAACAGAAGGTGCAAAGCCCCAAAGAGGACCCGCTAGCAGACCTGAGGAGAACCTCTCCACCGGAAAAACTGAACTGTAACCCTGCTCATCTTCTCTTAGCGAGAGACAAAGAGACGCAAAGGATAGCAGAGACCGTGGGCGAAGGTAGACTCTTGGAGGACGACGATCGATTTGGGTCGAAAAGGGAGAGACGGGAAGACGTTGTGAATCGAGATGGCGACGATGATCgcgaggaagacgaggaggagagtGAGCTGGAGGAGCAGGTGGGCCGGAGCATCCTGGATAGAGCCTCACCGGTAGTGTACGGTATTGAGAATGCGGCATTTGTGGATGACAGAGATGTGGACCAGGTCcttagagaagaagaagaagaggaggaggaagaagaggaggaagatcaTATGTATGGGGATTATGACGACTGTTACGAGACCACTGGGCTGTCGGATGAGGAGGAGCCTCCACCAAAGAGGAAAATCAAGTTCTCCACACACCCCATTCAG GTCTTCAGTACCTTCTCCAATGAGGAATATGATCGGCGCAACGATGACGTGGATCCAGTGGCGGCGTCTGCGGAGTATGAGCTGGAGAAGAGAGTGGAGAAGATGGATGTGTTCCCTGTGGAGATAGAGAAAG AAGACAATGGACTTGGCATCAGTATCATAGGAATGGGAGTGGGAGCTGACCAGGGTCTGGAGAAGCTGGGCATTTTTGTGAAAACAATAACGGAGCAAGGAGCTGCGGAGAATGACGGACG CATACAGGTGAATGACCAGATCGTGGAGGTTGATGGTGTCAGTCTGGTGGGCGTCACCCAACTGTTTGCTGCAACGGTCCTGAAGAACACCAAAGGCACCGTGAG gtttCTGATTGGACGGGAGAAGCCAGGCACGCAAAGCGAGGTGGCCCGCCTCATAAGCGAGACACTAGAGCAGGAGAAGAACCAGCAGGAACAGCAAGAACACCTGGATGACCCCTATGAGCACTCAACAGAGGAG GAGGAGCGCtacgaggaggaggacgacagAGTGGAAGAGAGGATTCTGTGCTCCAATTTCTCTCCGGGGCAGAACGTAGAGATGTTTGAGCTGCCCGATTCAGAGGCTTTGTTTATGCCGAGCAACATGGACGGCTCTCAGATGGTCTTCAAGTTCAAAGAG ctgcagcacaaacacagcGTTGCCGCAGCTGAAATAAATCAACTGAAGGAAAAG CTAAGGGGTTCCGAGGAGGACAGGTCATTGTGGGATGCCAGGGAGTCCGCACTGGAGCAGAAGATCGAGGATAACGACGACAAAATCCTCAAGTTGGAGAGTTACTGGCTGGAAGCCCAGGGTCTGTGCAAGACTGTGAATGAACAATTAGCTGAGACTCAGGCCCAGCATGAGACCCTGGACAAGAAGTACAACAAGGCCAAGAAGCTGCTCAAGGACTACCAGCAGAA AGAGATTGACTTTgtgaagaaagaagaggagCTGAAAAAAAGCCTCGATGAAAAAGACAAGTGGTATAAGGAGCAGCTGGAGAGCTTGCAGAACAGG ATAGCTGTCCTGGAGTCCAGAGGGCCGTCAGACGTGGAGCGTCAGAGTGGTCAGGACTCGGCAGCAGACGAGAGATTACTCGGCCAAGACCCAGTCACCAACACGCAATCTGTTGACTCACTACTAG AACAAGACTGGAGTGAGTTGGTCCCTGAGACTGAGCGCTTGGACACCAGTGCACACCGGGCGAAAGGCCTGCTGGCCCAGAAGGCCAAACGTCAGCCTCCTTCTCGGAGCAAACTGAAGGAGAACTTCGCGGTGGCTTCGAGTCACTCTCAG GaaactgaagaagaagaggaggaggagcaggaatctcccaggaggaggaggtccaTCCAGGAGAGCCTGTCCCTTCCGGTGCCCGTCTGCTATCCTGAGAATGGACCGAAAGATGATCCAGGAGAGACGAGGGATGCGTCCAGGAGTAAGGCAGAGCTCTCCAGCAGCCCGTCTTTGTCGCCATCCCAGGGAGACAGCATTGAAAGCAGCGGAAGTCCTCCTTTGTCCTCTCCAAAAGACGCCTCGTCGCCACATTCGCCCTCCGGACTCATGCGCAATGTCAAGAAAAGGGAGTCCAAAGGGAAGAGCAAAG AGGAGCTAAATGAGCCGTCGTCAGCAGGAAAACCTAAAAGACGATTTCCAGACTTTGG AGGCCTCCGGAAGTCAGGTGGCAAAGGGAAAAAACATGACAAGGAAGCGATGAGAGCGTCTTTGGACAGCAG AGGGTCGGCAGAGTTACTGGAGGAGTCTGGAGGGAACCTGTCTCCTGCAGATTCAATGACTTCCATCCCCACCTGTATGCCCTTCAACTGGTTCGGAGAcaaagagagggacagagacagagagcccTCGTCGTCCAGCAGCAGTCTGCCGTACGTTGCAACTGAGACCAGCAGTGAGCAAAGCCAGGACCGCAAGAATAAG ACAAATCTCTCCTGGTCCTCTTTATTCAGTCGCTCATTAGATTTG AGTTTTTCAGTCATAGATGATTCTAACCCCGCCTGTCCCAGTTCAGACATCTCTGGGTTAGTCGCTGAACCCAATCTGTCTGGGCGCTCACACACTTTAATCTTCTCTTCCAGCGAG ACTTTGGATGATGAACCGGTAGCTACAGGGAAAGAATATCAGTGGCAGAACCGGCCCATCCCTGACTGGACCAATCAGCAGGTCTGTCACTGGTTGATGGGCATGAACATGGACCAATACACACCTGAATTCACAGCTAAGGGAgtggacggccagcagctcttGTACTTGGACAGTGACAAGTTGAag GCCCTCGGTGTGTCGAGTCAGAGCGACCGTTCAACTATCAAGAAGAAGCTGAAGGACATGCGTAAGACCCAGGAGAAGATTGAGAAACAgcgagagaaaa